A genomic window from Phoenix dactylifera cultivar Barhee BC4 unplaced genomic scaffold, palm_55x_up_171113_PBpolish2nd_filt_p 000092F, whole genome shotgun sequence includes:
- the LOC103717308 gene encoding external alternative NAD(P)H-ubiquinone oxidoreductase B2, mitochondrial isoform X2, with product MRFSAFFFDGASRAFHHRPTFSKLVVILAASGGGLVAYADSKSDHAIESSRVAPKKKVVVLGTGWAGTTFLKNLDSSLYDVQVVSPRNYFTFTPLLPSITCGTVEPRSIVEPIRRIIKKKGGEIKFWEAECFKIDPTSKKIHCRSDIGTNLDGNGEFLLDYDYLVIAIGARANTFNTPGVVEHCHFLKEVEDAQKIRRSVMDCFERASLPNLDAEERKRILHFVIVGGGPSGIEFAAELHDFVTEDLFKLYPMVQDLVKISVIEAGEHILTMFDKRITKFAEEKFQRDGIEVKTGLRVVEVADKNITMTHKSTEKMSVPYGMVVWSTGIGTRPVIMDFMKQIGQVNRRVLATDEWLRVHECNGVYALGDCATISQRKVMEDISAIFKVADKDNSGTLTVKEIQDVLDDICIRYPQVELYLKSKQMSDIVDLIMDSKGDVEKESVELDIEEFKRALANVDSQVKNLPATAQVAAQQGNYLAKCFNKMKDCEESPEGPLRMRESGRHHFRPFRYKHFGQFAPLGGEQTAAQLPGDWISIGHSTQWLWYSVYAS from the exons ATGAGGTTCTCGGCCTTCTTCTTTGACGGCGCCTCCCGCGCCTTCCACCATCGCCCTACCTTCTCCAAGCTCGTAGTCATCTTGGCCGCCAG TGGTGGAGGTCTTGTGGCATATGCTGACTCAAAATCAGACCATGCCATTGAATCATCTCGAGTAGCACCCAAGAAAAAGGTGGTAGTTCTTGGTACTGGTTGGGCTGGCACAACTTTCTTGAAAAATCTAGATAGCTCATTGTATGATGTACAAGTGGTATCACCTCGTAATTACTTTACATTTACCCCTTTGCTACCTAGCATCACATGTGGAACAGTTGAACCACGCAGCATTGTTGAGCCGATTCGCAGAATCATAAAAAAG AAGGGAGGAGAAATAAAATTTTGGGAAGCTGAATGTTTCAAAATCGATCCAACAAGCAAAAAAATCCACTGTCGATCTGATATTGGCACAAATTTGGATGGAAATGGTGAATTTCTTCTTGATTATGACTATCTGGTGATAGCAATTGGAGCCAGGGCAAATACATTTAACACCCCTGGTGTAGTGGAACATTGTCACTTTCTGAAG GAAGTAGAGGACGCTCAGAAAATTCGTAGGAGTGTAATGGACTGTTTTGAGAGGGCCAGTCTTCCAAACCTTGAtgcagaagagaggaagaggattctTCATTTTGTTATTGTTGGTGGTGGTCCATCTGGTATTGAATTCGCTGCAGAGTTGCATGATTTTGTTACTGAAGATTTATTTAAGTTATACCCTATGGTTCAAGACTTGGTGAAAATATCTGTTATTGAAGCTGGAGAGCATATCTTGACCAT GTTTGACAAGAGGATCACTAAATTTGCGGAAGAGAAGTTCCAAAGAGATGGTATTGAAGTGAAAACAGGGCTTAGGGTTGTGGAGGTGGCCGACAAAAACATCACAATGACACACAAATCAACTGAAAAAATGTCTGTACCATATGGAATGGTTGTCTGGTCAACTGGTATCGGGACACGCCCTGTCATAATGGATTTTATGAAACAAATTGGTCAG GTTAACCGGCGTGTGTTAGCAACTGATGAGTGGCTGAGAGTCCATGAATGCAATGGTGTATATGCACTTGGTGATTGTGCCACCATAAGTCAACGAAAAGTCATG GAAGACATCTCAGCAATCTTTAAGGTTGCAGACAAGGACAATTCTGGAACTTTAACTGTGAAAGAAATCCAAGATGTTTTAGATGATATTTGCATAAGATACCCTCAAGTGGAACTCTATTTGAAGAGCAAGCAAATGAGCGACATTGTTGATTTAATTATGGATTCCAAAGGTGATGTTGAGAAGGAATCTGTAGAACTGGACATAGAAGAGTTCAAAAGAGCTCTTGCAAATGTAGATTCACAAGTCAAAAATCTTCCTGCAACAGCTCAG GTTgctgcacaacaaggcaattaTCTTGCTAAATGTTTTAACAAAATGAAGGACTGTGAAGAGAGTCCTGAAGGTCCACTGCGCATGAGAGAATCAGGTCGCCATCACTTTCGCCCCTTCAG GTATAAGCATTTTGGGCAATTTGCCCCATTGGGCGGAGAACAGACTGCTGCACAGCTGCCTGGAGATTGGATCTCTATAGGCCACAGTACCCAGTGGCTCTGGTATTCTGTGTATGCAAG CTAA
- the LOC103717308 gene encoding external alternative NAD(P)H-ubiquinone oxidoreductase B2, mitochondrial isoform X1, giving the protein MRFSAFFFDGASRAFHHRPTFSKLVVILAASGGGLVAYADSKSDHAIESSRVAPKKKVVVLGTGWAGTTFLKNLDSSLYDVQVVSPRNYFTFTPLLPSITCGTVEPRSIVEPIRRIIKKKGGEIKFWEAECFKIDPTSKKIHCRSDIGTNLDGNGEFLLDYDYLVIAIGARANTFNTPGVVEHCHFLKEVEDAQKIRRSVMDCFERASLPNLDAEERKRILHFVIVGGGPSGIEFAAELHDFVTEDLFKLYPMVQDLVKISVIEAGEHILTMFDKRITKFAEEKFQRDGIEVKTGLRVVEVADKNITMTHKSTEKMSVPYGMVVWSTGIGTRPVIMDFMKQIGQVNRRVLATDEWLRVHECNGVYALGDCATISQRKVMEDISAIFKVADKDNSGTLTVKEIQDVLDDICIRYPQVELYLKSKQMSDIVDLIMDSKGDVEKESVELDIEEFKRALANVDSQVKNLPATAQVAAQQGNYLAKCFNKMKDCEESPEGPLRMRESGRHHFRPFRYKHFGQFAPLGGEQTAAQLPGDWISIGHSTQWLWYSVYASKQVSWRTRALVISDWMRRFIFGRDSSCI; this is encoded by the exons ATGAGGTTCTCGGCCTTCTTCTTTGACGGCGCCTCCCGCGCCTTCCACCATCGCCCTACCTTCTCCAAGCTCGTAGTCATCTTGGCCGCCAG TGGTGGAGGTCTTGTGGCATATGCTGACTCAAAATCAGACCATGCCATTGAATCATCTCGAGTAGCACCCAAGAAAAAGGTGGTAGTTCTTGGTACTGGTTGGGCTGGCACAACTTTCTTGAAAAATCTAGATAGCTCATTGTATGATGTACAAGTGGTATCACCTCGTAATTACTTTACATTTACCCCTTTGCTACCTAGCATCACATGTGGAACAGTTGAACCACGCAGCATTGTTGAGCCGATTCGCAGAATCATAAAAAAG AAGGGAGGAGAAATAAAATTTTGGGAAGCTGAATGTTTCAAAATCGATCCAACAAGCAAAAAAATCCACTGTCGATCTGATATTGGCACAAATTTGGATGGAAATGGTGAATTTCTTCTTGATTATGACTATCTGGTGATAGCAATTGGAGCCAGGGCAAATACATTTAACACCCCTGGTGTAGTGGAACATTGTCACTTTCTGAAG GAAGTAGAGGACGCTCAGAAAATTCGTAGGAGTGTAATGGACTGTTTTGAGAGGGCCAGTCTTCCAAACCTTGAtgcagaagagaggaagaggattctTCATTTTGTTATTGTTGGTGGTGGTCCATCTGGTATTGAATTCGCTGCAGAGTTGCATGATTTTGTTACTGAAGATTTATTTAAGTTATACCCTATGGTTCAAGACTTGGTGAAAATATCTGTTATTGAAGCTGGAGAGCATATCTTGACCAT GTTTGACAAGAGGATCACTAAATTTGCGGAAGAGAAGTTCCAAAGAGATGGTATTGAAGTGAAAACAGGGCTTAGGGTTGTGGAGGTGGCCGACAAAAACATCACAATGACACACAAATCAACTGAAAAAATGTCTGTACCATATGGAATGGTTGTCTGGTCAACTGGTATCGGGACACGCCCTGTCATAATGGATTTTATGAAACAAATTGGTCAG GTTAACCGGCGTGTGTTAGCAACTGATGAGTGGCTGAGAGTCCATGAATGCAATGGTGTATATGCACTTGGTGATTGTGCCACCATAAGTCAACGAAAAGTCATG GAAGACATCTCAGCAATCTTTAAGGTTGCAGACAAGGACAATTCTGGAACTTTAACTGTGAAAGAAATCCAAGATGTTTTAGATGATATTTGCATAAGATACCCTCAAGTGGAACTCTATTTGAAGAGCAAGCAAATGAGCGACATTGTTGATTTAATTATGGATTCCAAAGGTGATGTTGAGAAGGAATCTGTAGAACTGGACATAGAAGAGTTCAAAAGAGCTCTTGCAAATGTAGATTCACAAGTCAAAAATCTTCCTGCAACAGCTCAG GTTgctgcacaacaaggcaattaTCTTGCTAAATGTTTTAACAAAATGAAGGACTGTGAAGAGAGTCCTGAAGGTCCACTGCGCATGAGAGAATCAGGTCGCCATCACTTTCGCCCCTTCAG GTATAAGCATTTTGGGCAATTTGCCCCATTGGGCGGAGAACAGACTGCTGCACAGCTGCCTGGAGATTGGATCTCTATAGGCCACAGTACCCAGTGGCTCTGGTATTCTGTGTATGCAAG caaACAAGTCAGCTGGCGCACGAGAGCATTGGTAATTTCTGATTGGATGAGGCGTTTCATATTTGGGAGGGACTCAAGTTGCATATAA